A genome region from Micrococcales bacterium includes the following:
- a CDS encoding pyrophosphate--fructose-6-phosphate 1-phosphotransferase, which produces MTIKRVALLTAGGFAPCLSSAVAGLVERYTEVAPEVEILVYEYGYHGLLTGNSYTLGDEAKAKVETLYNFGGSPIGNSRVKLTNAADLQRRGLVAEGQDPLAAAAERLRTDHVDVLHTIGGDDTNTTAADLAEYLHQHDYEMVVVGLPKTIDNDVIPIKQSLGAFTAAEQSSLFAQNIIGEHRSNPRMLIVHEVMGRGCGWLTGAAAAEYRRWLGEQDWNPALGLTKERWDIHGVYIPEMEVDLDAESRRLKQIMDRIGNVNIFLSEGAGVETIVREMEVSGQEVVRDPFGHVKLDMINPGSWYAREFAERIGAEKTMVQKSGYFSRSAKSNERDRNLIKLMTDLAVDCAIEGTSGVIGHDEEGGDKLSCIAFGRIKGGKAFDTTKPWFQDLLEAIGQPH; this is translated from the coding sequence ATGACAATCAAACGAGTAGCACTATTGACTGCCGGCGGCTTCGCGCCGTGTCTCTCAAGCGCCGTTGCTGGGCTCGTGGAGCGCTACACCGAGGTAGCACCCGAGGTCGAGATCCTGGTTTACGAATACGGCTATCACGGATTGCTGACCGGCAATTCCTACACCCTGGGAGACGAGGCCAAGGCCAAGGTCGAGACCCTGTACAACTTTGGCGGCAGCCCCATCGGTAATTCCCGCGTCAAACTGACCAACGCCGCTGACCTGCAACGCCGCGGGCTGGTGGCGGAAGGCCAGGACCCGTTGGCGGCGGCCGCGGAGCGCCTTAGGACCGACCACGTCGACGTGCTGCACACCATTGGCGGCGATGACACTAACACCACCGCCGCTGACTTGGCCGAATACCTGCACCAGCACGACTACGAAATGGTCGTGGTGGGCCTGCCCAAGACCATCGACAACGATGTCATCCCGATCAAGCAGTCTTTGGGGGCTTTTACCGCCGCGGAACAATCTTCGCTATTCGCGCAGAACATCATTGGTGAGCACCGCTCCAACCCGCGCATGCTGATTGTCCATGAGGTCATGGGCCGGGGCTGCGGTTGGCTAACAGGCGCCGCAGCGGCCGAGTATCGTCGCTGGTTAGGCGAGCAAGACTGGAATCCGGCGCTCGGATTGACGAAGGAACGCTGGGACATCCACGGTGTCTACATCCCCGAAATGGAAGTCGATCTTGACGCTGAATCGCGCCGCTTGAAGCAGATCATGGATCGTATTGGCAACGTCAACATTTTCCTGTCTGAAGGCGCCGGCGTTGAGACCATTGTCAGGGAGATGGAAGTCTCTGGCCAAGAGGTAGTACGCGATCCGTTTGGCCACGTCAAGCTGGACATGATCAACCCCGGCAGCTGGTATGCGCGGGAGTTTGCCGAGCGGATTGGCGCTGAGAAGACCATGGTCCAGAAGTCCGGCTACTTCAGCCGCTCGGCCAAGTCGAATGAACGCGACCGCAACCTGATTAAGCTAATGACGGATTTGGCTGTCGATTGTGCAATTGAGGGGACTAGCGGCGTCATAGGCCATGACGAAGAAGGCGGCGACAAGCTAAGCTGCATAGCGTTCGGACGCATCAAGGGCGGCAAGGCCTTTGATACGACGAAGCCGTGGTTCCAAGACCTCCTCGAGGCGATTGGGCAGCCACACTAG